The proteins below are encoded in one region of Maribacter aestuarii:
- a CDS encoding mechanosensitive ion channel family protein: MNQITDYKEHADKAIDWIWNALPNLLLALFILIVGLYVIRFINKLVRKFFLKKDYDLALESFLQSFISIALKIVLFVLVITQLGVQTTSLAAILGAAGLAIGLALQGSLSNFAGGVLILLFKPFKVGDFISAQGVDGTVKEITIFTTKLTTFGNQLAIVPNGKLSNDNIINYNAQDTRRDKIDVGIGYGSNIKKAKDILLKICDDCENILKEPVPEVYVGELADSSVNLTLRFWANNGVFWAAHFFVMEEIKHRFDAEGIEIPFPQRVLHQLKS; this comes from the coding sequence ATGAATCAAATTACAGATTATAAAGAACATGCGGACAAGGCCATAGATTGGATTTGGAACGCCTTGCCGAATCTTTTATTAGCCCTATTTATACTTATCGTAGGGCTATACGTTATACGTTTTATCAATAAGCTAGTACGCAAATTCTTTTTGAAAAAAGATTACGACTTAGCGTTAGAATCCTTTTTACAAAGCTTTATAAGCATTGCTTTAAAAATAGTTTTGTTCGTATTGGTGATTACGCAATTAGGAGTACAAACGACTTCACTGGCGGCTATATTAGGTGCGGCAGGATTGGCCATTGGCCTTGCGCTGCAAGGATCACTTTCCAATTTTGCAGGTGGCGTACTTATCCTTTTGTTCAAACCGTTCAAGGTAGGTGATTTTATCTCAGCTCAAGGAGTTGATGGCACGGTTAAAGAAATTACGATTTTCACCACGAAACTCACGACTTTTGGAAATCAACTGGCCATAGTGCCCAACGGTAAATTGTCCAACGACAATATCATTAACTACAATGCCCAAGATACACGAAGAGATAAGATAGATGTGGGCATAGGTTACGGTTCAAACATTAAAAAAGCAAAAGATATACTATTGAAGATATGTGACGATTGCGAGAATATACTAAAAGAACCTGTCCCCGAGGTATATGTTGGTGAATTGGCCGATAGCTCGGTAAATCTAACCTTGCGTTTCTGGGCCAACAACGGAGTTTTTTGGGCAGCTCATTTTTTTGTCATGGAAGAAATCAAACATAGGTTTGATGCGGAAGGAA
- a CDS encoding thioredoxin domain-containing protein → MSDQKYTNALISETSPYLLQHAHNPVNWKAWKPEVLQKAQDENRLLLISIGYASCHWCHVMEEECFEDEAVADVMNKNFVNIKIDREERPDIDQIYMDALQLMTGSGGWPLNIVALPDGRPFWGATYVKKKDWIQVLSQLKDLYQTEPEKVLGYAENLSQGIREINKISNTDNSNLLSADQLQDMVKDWSAYFDTFLGGYKRAPKFMMPVNMNFLLHYGSVQNDKDVLDYVHTTLTRMAWGGIFDHVGGGFSRYAVDTKWHVPHFEKMLYDNGLLLSLYAKAYAQSKNQLYARTVRQIIEFLEEELLHEEGGYYSSLDADSLDEDGNLEEGAYYVWKEKELISLLGEDYPIFKDYYNINSYGFWEHDNYVLIRDAADSVIAEKHNLTVSELAQHINSCRQILKQERAKRKKPRLDDKILTSWNGLILKGLTDAYRYLGNNHFLDLALKNAQFITSLLMASNGGLFHNFKYGRSTIHAFLEDYAAVIDGFIGLYEVSFDERWIEKSRKLLDYALENFADESTGLFFFTSKNDAIVIRRTLEVADNVIPSSNSMMALNLLKLSKFYPDENYGNRLEKIVLSMQKNIAEQPQSHANWLHLTLLLQKPFYEVAIVGEDFEDKASEILKEYLPNTIVAATSKEGQIALLKNRFIPDKTNVYICEKGACKLPLTQIEEVLKQLR, encoded by the coding sequence ATGAGCGACCAAAAATATACAAATGCACTAATCTCCGAAACAAGTCCTTATCTCCTGCAACACGCCCATAACCCAGTTAATTGGAAAGCCTGGAAACCGGAGGTTTTACAGAAGGCTCAGGATGAAAATAGGTTATTGCTTATAAGTATCGGTTATGCATCCTGTCATTGGTGCCATGTAATGGAAGAAGAGTGTTTTGAAGACGAGGCCGTGGCAGATGTGATGAACAAAAACTTTGTAAATATCAAAATAGATAGAGAGGAAAGGCCGGATATTGACCAAATCTATATGGATGCTTTGCAGTTAATGACCGGTAGCGGAGGTTGGCCCTTGAATATCGTTGCGCTACCGGACGGCAGACCATTTTGGGGAGCTACTTACGTTAAAAAGAAAGATTGGATCCAAGTTTTAAGTCAACTTAAGGACTTATATCAAACCGAACCAGAAAAGGTACTGGGTTATGCGGAAAACCTTTCGCAGGGCATAAGGGAAATCAACAAAATTAGTAACACAGATAACTCGAATCTTCTTTCCGCTGACCAATTGCAGGATATGGTTAAAGATTGGTCGGCCTATTTTGACACCTTTTTAGGGGGCTATAAAAGAGCACCTAAATTTATGATGCCTGTAAACATGAATTTCCTGTTGCACTATGGTAGCGTGCAAAACGATAAGGATGTATTGGATTATGTTCATACGACGCTCACGAGAATGGCCTGGGGAGGGATTTTCGATCATGTTGGGGGCGGCTTTTCACGTTACGCGGTAGATACCAAATGGCATGTTCCACATTTCGAAAAAATGCTATATGACAATGGTCTACTATTAAGTCTATACGCTAAGGCCTACGCACAATCAAAAAACCAGCTATACGCAAGAACAGTTCGTCAGATCATCGAATTTCTAGAGGAAGAACTATTACATGAAGAAGGCGGATACTACTCTTCACTAGATGCGGACAGTTTAGATGAGGATGGAAATCTAGAGGAAGGCGCCTATTACGTCTGGAAAGAGAAAGAATTAATAAGTTTATTGGGAGAGGACTATCCTATTTTCAAGGATTATTACAATATAAATTCTTACGGATTTTGGGAGCATGATAACTACGTTCTGATAAGGGATGCTGCCGATTCCGTAATCGCAGAAAAGCACAACCTTACGGTGTCGGAGCTTGCGCAGCATATAAATTCTTGTAGACAAATATTAAAACAAGAGAGAGCGAAAAGAAAAAAACCAAGATTGGACGATAAGATTCTAACCTCATGGAACGGACTAATCCTAAAGGGGTTAACGGATGCTTACCGCTATCTTGGAAATAATCATTTTTTGGATCTCGCTTTAAAAAACGCACAATTCATAACCTCCCTCTTGATGGCGTCCAACGGTGGTTTATTCCATAACTTCAAGTATGGCAGGAGTACTATCCATGCATTTCTGGAAGATTATGCAGCAGTTATCGATGGGTTCATTGGTCTTTACGAAGTTAGCTTTGATGAAAGGTGGATAGAAAAGTCAAGAAAACTATTGGATTATGCCTTGGAAAATTTTGCGGACGAGAGTACAGGTCTGTTTTTCTTCACTTCTAAAAATGACGCAATCGTAATCAGAAGAACGCTTGAAGTAGCCGATAACGTAATTCCATCATCCAATTCAATGATGGCATTAAACCTACTGAAACTCTCAAAATTTTATCCTGATGAAAATTACGGGAATCGCTTAGAAAAAATAGTTCTAAGTATGCAAAAGAACATTGCCGAACAGCCACAAAGCCATGCCAATTGGTTGCACCTAACACTACTCCTCCAAAAGCCGTTTTATGAGGTCGCGATTGTAGGCGAGGATTTTGAAGATAAAGCTTCTGAAATTTTAAAAGAGTATCTTCCAAATACTATTGTTGCCGCAACCAGTAAAGAAGGTCAAATTGCCTTATTGAAGAACCGATTTATTCCGGATAAGACCAACGTTTATATTTGTGAGAAAGGGGCTTGCAAATTACCTTTAACACAAATAGAAGAGGTACTAAAGCAATTACGGTAG
- a CDS encoding dodecin family protein, producing the protein MAVLKVIEVLANSDTSWEDAAKNAVAHASKSVKNIRSVYINEQSATVEGGKMVNYRVNVKITFEVN; encoded by the coding sequence ATGGCAGTTTTAAAAGTAATAGAAGTATTAGCAAATTCAGACACAAGTTGGGAAGATGCGGCTAAGAACGCGGTTGCCCATGCGTCAAAATCGGTTAAGAATATTCGCTCTGTATACATAAATGAGCAGAGTGCCACCGTTGAAGGCGGAAAAATGGTTAATTATAGGGTTAATGTAAAAATTACCTTTGAGGTAAATTAA
- a CDS encoding NifU family protein, whose amino-acid sequence MKEYSITIVKTNNPNILKFETNHLLVNRKNYEYKNIDEAQNSPMAQQLFHLPFIKTVYISGNFIGLERYDIVEWEDVKDEVAQQLVEYLNAGELVVMEEDTDKPIAVTVYAEVTPNPSTMKFVASKKIVGDTYEFKNIDEAKNAPLAMALFQFPFVKQVFMDENYVSVSKYEVAEWEDITLELRELIRNFIADGKELVSHTAKSIARVAHPEAIDENLTENLDDTSKEIIAILDEYVKPAVASDGGNILFKSYEADSGTVNVILQGACSGCPSSTFTLKNGIETMLKNMMGEKVNEVVALNG is encoded by the coding sequence ATGAAAGAGTATTCCATTACCATTGTCAAGACGAACAATCCCAACATACTAAAATTCGAAACGAACCATCTTTTAGTAAACAGAAAAAATTACGAGTACAAGAATATAGACGAAGCCCAGAATTCACCTATGGCGCAACAACTGTTTCATTTACCGTTTATTAAAACTGTGTATATATCAGGGAACTTTATTGGTTTGGAACGCTATGATATTGTGGAGTGGGAAGACGTTAAGGATGAAGTGGCCCAACAGTTGGTGGAATACCTTAACGCAGGAGAACTTGTTGTTATGGAAGAGGATACGGATAAACCTATTGCGGTTACGGTTTATGCAGAAGTGACCCCTAATCCTTCAACTATGAAATTTGTAGCGAGTAAAAAGATTGTGGGCGACACCTATGAATTTAAAAATATTGATGAAGCTAAAAATGCCCCTTTGGCCATGGCATTGTTTCAATTTCCTTTCGTTAAACAGGTGTTCATGGATGAAAACTATGTTTCGGTTTCCAAGTATGAAGTAGCAGAATGGGAAGATATTACCTTGGAACTAAGAGAATTGATTCGAAACTTTATTGCCGATGGTAAAGAATTAGTTTCCCATACGGCCAAATCAATAGCTAGAGTTGCTCATCCGGAAGCTATCGATGAAAACCTAACTGAAAACTTGGACGACACTTCCAAGGAGATCATAGCAATCCTAGATGAATATGTCAAACCTGCCGTTGCCAGTGATGGTGGTAATATTCTTTTTAAATCGTACGAAGCGGATAGCGGAACCGTAAATGTGATTCTTCAAGGCGCATGCAGCGGTTGCCCTTCCTCTACTTTCACATTAAAAAACGGAATTGAAACCATGTTGAAGAATATGATGGGTGAGAAAGTCAATGAGGTCGTTGCACTAAACGGATAA
- a CDS encoding PorP/SprF family type IX secretion system membrane protein has translation MKFKLILLFSFLVFGVKSHAQEGIPVYFDYLADNYYLVYPSMAGISQGGKIRATARKQWFDVEDAPSLQTINAHFRLGDSPSGVGAIIFNDANGYHSQTGLKLTYAHHLRMGSQDVRVLNQLSFGLSGTILQSSLDETEFRSVTPDPAISGQKLSATYANVDLGISYNYQEFYAHFAVTNALTGSQRNVYYRDRQDNPDQLVIDNIRRYLLSAGYIFGRNEWQVEPSALFQLTEFTQEKTIDVNAKVYRDVDFGRIWGGVSYRRSFDGAQFQTANSFGEQRLQLITPIIGANIKNFMVSYNYSYQMGDIRFDNGGFHQITLGYDFGQTERKYDCYCPAAQ, from the coding sequence ATGAAATTTAAGCTCATATTGTTATTTTCTTTTTTAGTTTTTGGCGTTAAGTCACATGCTCAGGAAGGAATCCCCGTTTATTTTGATTATTTGGCGGACAACTATTATTTGGTCTACCCTTCCATGGCTGGTATAAGTCAAGGGGGAAAAATTAGGGCGACGGCGAGAAAGCAGTGGTTTGATGTGGAGGATGCACCTAGTTTACAGACCATAAACGCCCATTTTAGATTGGGTGATAGTCCAAGTGGAGTGGGAGCTATCATTTTTAACGACGCCAATGGTTATCATTCTCAAACTGGTCTAAAATTGACTTATGCCCATCATTTAAGAATGGGGAGTCAGGATGTAAGGGTGTTGAATCAACTTTCCTTTGGATTAAGTGGAACCATATTACAAAGTAGTCTAGATGAAACGGAGTTTAGGTCGGTGACTCCGGATCCTGCAATTTCAGGACAAAAATTAAGCGCTACCTATGCCAATGTGGATTTAGGAATTTCGTATAACTATCAAGAATTTTATGCGCATTTTGCCGTTACCAACGCATTAACAGGTAGTCAGCGTAACGTTTATTACAGGGACCGTCAGGACAATCCTGACCAGTTGGTCATTGACAATATCAGAAGGTATCTCCTATCGGCCGGTTATATTTTCGGTAGAAATGAATGGCAGGTAGAACCTTCCGCTTTGTTTCAGCTGACCGAGTTTACGCAGGAAAAGACGATAGATGTAAACGCCAAGGTGTACCGAGATGTAGATTTTGGTCGTATATGGGGCGGGGTATCCTATAGGAGGAGTTTTGATGGAGCGCAATTTCAAACGGCGAACAGTTTTGGCGAGCAACGTTTACAGTTGATAACTCCTATTATTGGCGCGAACATCAAGAATTTTATGGTGTCCTATAATTATTCTTATCAAATGGGCGACATCCGATTTGATAATGGGGGATTCCACCAAATTACCCTAGGATACGATTTTGGACAGACCGAGCGTAAGTACGATTGTTATTGTCCCGCCGCACAATAA